The sequence below is a genomic window from Thiomonas intermedia.
GGGCTTGCAGCAGGCGGGATGGCGGCCGGGCATCGTCTCGCGGGGCTATGGGCGACGCGCTGCGGAGGGCGACGCCCCGATCCGGGTGGATGCGCAAAGCGATCCCGCGAGATGCGGTGATGAGCCCGTGCTGCTTGCCCGACTGACCCGCTGCCCGGTTGTGGTCGGACGGCGGCGGGCGCAGGCTGCGCTGGAGCTGCGGGCCGCCTGTCCCGACGTCGATGTGATTCTGAGCGACGACGGCCTGCAGCACCTGGCCCTGGCGCGCGATGTCGAACTGGTGGTGGTCGATCAGCGCCGCTGGGGCAACGGCTTGTTGCTGCCGGCAGGTCCGCTGCGTGAATCGCCGGCAAGGCGGCGCGATGCCACGCTGGGCCCCGAGACCGTGTTGCGGCAGATCGACGGCGGCGGTGCGCGCTTCGCGCTGGTGCGCAGCCTGGGCGACATCACCCATCTGACCAGCGGCCTGTCGCTGAGTCCCTCGCAATTCGCCCGGCGATTCGGCGGCCAACCGCTGGGCGCCGTGGCCGGGATCGGTCATCCGGCCCAGTTCTTCGCCATGCTCCACTCCTTGGGCCTGTCGGTGCAGACTCGGGCGCTGGGCGATCATCAACCGCTGGCGACAGACGCCCTTGAAGGATTTCCGCCTGATTGTCCGGTGCTGCTGACGGAGAAGGACGCCATAAAATCCGGGCCTCTGCCGCCTGCTTTGCGCGAGCGCCTCTGGGTTGTCGGCCTGCGGCTGCAATCGCCTCCCGATCTTCTGCCCTGGCTGCAACAACAATTGGAGAAAGCCCGTGGACTCCCGACTGCTTGATTTACTCGTCTGCCCGATCTGCAAGGGGCCGCTTCAGTTTGAGGCCGCCGCGCAGGAACTGATCTGCCCGCGCGACAAGCTGGCCTATCCGGTGCGCGACGACATTCCCCTGATGCTGGTCGATCTCGCCCGCGACATGACCCTGCCCGCCGATCCCGGACCGGCGCCCGCGGTGCCTGCCGAGCCAGCGGCTTGAGTGCGACCATGGATCGGGACGCGGCATTCTGGGTGCTCATTCCGGCCCGGCTGGCCTCCACCCGCCTGCCCAACAAACCTCTGGCGGATCTCGGAGGGGCGCCCATGGTGGTGCGGGTGGCGCAACGCGTGGCGCAAAGCGGCGCCCGGGACGTGGTGGTGGCCTGTGACAGTCCCGAGATCGCCCGCGCGTGTGCGGCCCATGGCGTGCGCGCCGTCCTGACGCGGGTCGATCACGCCAGCGGAACCGACCGTCTGGCCGAAGCCGCCGGGCTGCTGGAGCTGCCCGAAGAGGCCATCGTGGTCAACGTCCAGGGCGACGAACCCTTGATCGAACCGGCGCTGCCCGCCGCCTGCGCGGCCTTGCTGCAGCGGCATCCGTCGATCCCGATGGCCACCTGCGCGCACCCGATCACCGACGAGGGCGAGATCTTCAACCCGAATGTGGTGAAGGTCGTGACCGATGCGCAGGGCAGGGCGCTCTATTTCTCCCGCGCGCCGATTCCCTGGCAGCGCGACGCCTATGCCACGGACGCGGGGCCCAGCGGCAGCGGCTGGACGCTGCAGACCTCGCCCCCGCCGCACCCGGTCCTGCGCCACATCGGGCTGTACGCCTATCGCCACCGTTTTCTGCGCGACTATGCCGCGATGGCCGAGGCGCCGCTGGAGCAGGCCGAAGCCCTGGAGCAGTTGCGCGCGCTTTGGCACGGTCACGCCATTGCGGTGCATGTGACCCAGGACGCGCCGGGTCCGGGCGTCGACACGCCGGCCGACCTCGAACGCGTGCGGGGTCTTTGGCCGCGCTGAACGCGGGCCGCCAGTCAGCGCCGCAGCAGATCGGTCTGCTATTCTGAAATGTGCATTTTTACGATTGAGAGACCTTCATGCGATTGATTCTTTTGGGTGCGCCGGGCGCGGGCAAAGGCACGCAAGCCGCCTTCATCACCGAGCGCCTGGGCATTCCCCAGATTTCCACCGGAGACATGCTGCGCGCCGCGGTGAAGGCTGGCACGCCTTTGGGTCAACAGGCGCAGAAAATCATGGAGGCCGGCGCCCTCGTGCCCGACGAGATCATGCTGGGCGTGGTGGGGGAGCGCCTGTCCGCACCCGACTGCGCCCAGGGTTTTCTGCTCGACGGCTTTCCGCGCACCATCGCGCAGGCCGAGGGCCTGGCCAAGGCCGGTGTGGCCATCGATGTGGTGCTTGAGTTCGATGTGCCGGACGCCGACATCATTCAACGCCTGAGCGGTCGGCGGGTGCATCCGGCTTCGGGCCGGACCTATCACCTGGCCTTCAACCCGCCCAAGACCCCCGGCATCGACGACCTCACTGGCGAATCCCTGGTGCAGCGCGCCGACGATCAGGAGGACACGGTGCGCAAACGCCTGGAGGTCTATCACGCTCAGACGCTGCCGCTGGTGAAGTTTTACGCCGAACGCCAGGCGCAGCCCGGCGCACCGCGTCTGGTCACGATTTCCGGCGTCGGTCCCGTCGCCGAAGTGCAGCAACGCATCTTTGCCGCCTTGCAGGCCTGAGCGCACGGGAGCGAGCATGCAACTCTCCGGTCATAGCGCGATCATCAGCGGCGGCGCATCGGGATTGGGCCGGGCCACCGCCGCCCTGCTGGTTTCGCGCGGCATGCGGGTGCTCATCGCCGATCTGCAGGAAGAGGCTGGCCGTGCGACCGCGGCGGAGATCGGCTGCCAGTTCATGCCTTGTGACGTGACCCAGGCGAAGGATGTGGAGGCCGCGGTGCAGGCCGCGGGCACTCTGGGTCCGCTGCGGGTGGCGGTGAGCTGCGCCGGCATTGCGCCCGCCGCGCGGACGCTGGGCAAGCAAGGCCCCCATGCCCTGGAACTGTTCGAGCGCGTGATCAACATCAATCTGGTCGGCAGCTTCAACCTGGCCCGTCTTGCCGCTGCGGCGATGGCGCAGCAGGCCCCGCTGGAAGATGGCGAACGCGGCGTGATCGTCAACACCGCATCGGTGGCGGCGTTCGACGGACAGATCGGCCAGGTGGCTTATGCCGCGTCCAAGGCCGGCATTGCCGGCATGACCCTGCCACTGGCGCGCGACCTGTCTCGCGACGGCATCCGCGTCATGACCATCGCGCCCGGCATTTTCGAGACGCCGATGCTCATGGGCATGCCCGCCGAGGTGCAGTCGGCGCTGGGTCAGATGGTGCCGTTTCCGCAGCGGCTGGGCCGTCCAGACGAATATGCGGCCCTGGTCGAATCCATCCTCACCAACCGCATGCTCAATGGCGAAGTCATCCGGCTCGACGGCGCCATCCGCATGCAGCCCAAGTAGGCTTTCCGCTCCAGGCGTTTCGCGGTCGACACCCCCGCGATGACCGATCCATGCAGCAACGCATTCCGCCCGGCTTCATTCAGGACCTGCTCGCCCGTGCCGACATCGTCGAGGTCGTGGGCCAGCAGGTCGAGCTGA
It includes:
- the lpxK gene encoding tetraacyldisaccharide 4'-kinase codes for the protein MAPSTAPSGWPAWWLRRSLLSWMLWPLSLLFAGLTALRRGLYRLGLLRQQSAGVPVVVVGNLTVGGAGKTPLIVALAQGLQQAGWRPGIVSRGYGRRAAEGDAPIRVDAQSDPARCGDEPVLLARLTRCPVVVGRRRAQAALELRAACPDVDVILSDDGLQHLALARDVELVVVDQRRWGNGLLLPAGPLRESPARRRDATLGPETVLRQIDGGGARFALVRSLGDITHLTSGLSLSPSQFARRFGGQPLGAVAGIGHPAQFFAMLHSLGLSVQTRALGDHQPLATDALEGFPPDCPVLLTEKDAIKSGPLPPALRERLWVVGLRLQSPPDLLPWLQQQLEKARGLPTA
- a CDS encoding Trm112 family protein yields the protein MDSRLLDLLVCPICKGPLQFEAAAQELICPRDKLAYPVRDDIPLMLVDLARDMTLPADPGPAPAVPAEPAA
- the kdsB gene encoding 3-deoxy-manno-octulosonate cytidylyltransferase, which encodes MDRDAAFWVLIPARLASTRLPNKPLADLGGAPMVVRVAQRVAQSGARDVVVACDSPEIARACAAHGVRAVLTRVDHASGTDRLAEAAGLLELPEEAIVVNVQGDEPLIEPALPAACAALLQRHPSIPMATCAHPITDEGEIFNPNVVKVVTDAQGRALYFSRAPIPWQRDAYATDAGPSGSGWTLQTSPPPHPVLRHIGLYAYRHRFLRDYAAMAEAPLEQAEALEQLRALWHGHAIAVHVTQDAPGPGVDTPADLERVRGLWPR
- the adk gene encoding adenylate kinase encodes the protein MRLILLGAPGAGKGTQAAFITERLGIPQISTGDMLRAAVKAGTPLGQQAQKIMEAGALVPDEIMLGVVGERLSAPDCAQGFLLDGFPRTIAQAEGLAKAGVAIDVVLEFDVPDADIIQRLSGRRVHPASGRTYHLAFNPPKTPGIDDLTGESLVQRADDQEDTVRKRLEVYHAQTLPLVKFYAERQAQPGAPRLVTISGVGPVAEVQQRIFAALQA
- a CDS encoding 3-hydroxyacyl-CoA dehydrogenase: MQLSGHSAIISGGASGLGRATAALLVSRGMRVLIADLQEEAGRATAAEIGCQFMPCDVTQAKDVEAAVQAAGTLGPLRVAVSCAGIAPAARTLGKQGPHALELFERVININLVGSFNLARLAAAAMAQQAPLEDGERGVIVNTASVAAFDGQIGQVAYAASKAGIAGMTLPLARDLSRDGIRVMTIAPGIFETPMLMGMPAEVQSALGQMVPFPQRLGRPDEYAALVESILTNRMLNGEVIRLDGAIRMQPK